The DNA segment CAAATGCTCGGTTCTGAAGATTTAGGCGATCGCTTGCGTGCAGTTAATCAAGCTCGTGACTTGGAACCAGCAACAGCTTTTGAACTGATTCAAATTGCTATTGGTGATAGTAATTCGCGAGTGCGATACTCAGCAGTCAGTCAGATGGATACTCTGGGAAACCAAGATTTACAACTATCTTTAGATGTATTGCGTGGTTTACTCAGTGACCCTGAACCTGATGTCCAAGCAGCAGCCGCAGACTGTTTGGGCGCTTTGAAATTGCACGATGCTTTTGAAGATTTACAGCAACTCTACAACACAACTCCAGAATGGCTAGTACAATTCAGCATCATTGCAACATTAGGGGAGTTAGGCGATCCACGAGCGTTTGAATTACTTCAGCAAGCACTCTCATCAGAGAATGAATTAGTCCAAACAGCCGCTATTAGTTCCTTCGGCGAGTTGGGAGATATCCAAGCAATTCCTCTCTTAGCGCCCTTTGCTAGCAACTCTGATTGGCAAATTCGTTACAGAGTTGTGCAAGCATTAACTCATTTGGGTGGTGCAGATGCGGAATCTATTCTAGAAGCTCTCTCTGATGATGAAGTGGAAGCAGTAGCAAATGAAGCTAAAAAATCTTTGCAATCAACTTGAGTTTATTTATAGGTAATTCACTTTACTTTTTGTAAATTTTTTGGGAAAAATTACTGAAAAATATTGGTGCATATTTGTTGGACATTTGAAATATTTGAAGTACACTTGGTCAAGTAATTAAAAAAAATTCGACCTAGCTGGAAAAGTTGTGCGTTCCAGTTAGATCGAAGTTAGTAATCATAGCAATCGTCTTTACTTTCAGTTTCTGAAAGTAATTTTTTTATGGATAGGTTTATTGAGGAATGCTCTTGCGACGACGAGATACAGCCATACCTGCTGCTACTACGCCTAAGCCTAATAGTGTAGCTGGTTCAGGAACCGTTGCAAATTGAATTCCAGAAAAAGTAGTTGTAACTGTTTGAGCTGAGTTAAGTCGGTTCTGAATGTTGGCTACAGTGCCTAGTGTGTTTAATGTTAAAAGTCCTCCGCCCTTAGACTCTTTACCATTCTCAATATTCGTAAATATTCCTGAAGTTGTCACTTCAATTGCAACTAAGTTAGCAGCTGCTTGTCTGAGCGTATATGAGGCAGTATTTCCAGTAAAAGTACTACCATTGCGAGCATCAGCACTGTTTAAGGTTACGAATGGATTAACAAATGAGTCAGTGTCAAAGCTTAAAACTTGACTCATTGTACCACTAGTGAAACCAGCGAAAGTACCACTAGACAGAC comes from the Nodularia sp. NIES-3585 genome and includes:
- the nblB gene encoding phycobilisome degradation protein NblB, with amino-acid sequence MSVTPESVKQMLGSEDLGDRLRAVNQARDLEPATAFELIQIAIGDSNSRVRYSAVSQMDTLGNQDLQLSLDVLRGLLSDPEPDVQAAAADCLGALKLHDAFEDLQQLYNTTPEWLVQFSIIATLGELGDPRAFELLQQALSSENELVQTAAISSFGELGDIQAIPLLAPFASNSDWQIRYRVVQALTHLGGADAESILEALSDDEVEAVANEAKKSLQST
- a CDS encoding PEP-CTERM sorting domain-containing protein translates to MITSKSNFFKGAVATLAALPLAAAATFTPAGSAQAASLVGSFSLTGDVTANLTLDALNFAAPKTFTIHSGLSSGTFAGFTSGTMSQVLSFDTDSFVNPFVTLNSADARNGSTFTGNTASYTLRQAAANLVAIEVTTSGIFTNIENGKESKGGGLLTLNTLGTVANIQNRLNSAQTVTTTFSGIQFATVPEPATLLGLGVVAAGMAVSRRRKSIPQ